AGGATTGAATTCTCTAATACGTACAGTTCATCAAATGCAGTTGTATTAGTAAGGGTAGCATCACCTCTATGAAGCTCTTCTTCCCTGTCAATTAAATGTTGGAATAGTCTTTCGGCTAAAAAATCGTTCCTCACAACATATTGACGCGAGGTCAAGGAAGGCCGGTAAGGTCCACTTCCATCTTCCCATTGCTCCCCTTCTACTTCGACAAGTTGATTGAGTTCGTTTTGCTCTGGTACAAGGATGCTGGAACTTACAGAGTAGAAATTGTCACGATTACTATCTTTTTCATAAACATAGGGCTCTTGATTGTTACTATCAGTAAAATCTTTCATCTGGACGACAGGTACTTCCCCTTCTGGAAGAGGTGGATAACTATTTGCCGCAGTTGTATTGCCCAATTTACTAACCTCATATAGGAAAACAACTACAAAAAACGTAATTAGGCTTAATCCTATTATCTTCTTTTGCCAATATTTTTTTCGAAAGTCAGACGCTGGTTGAATTCCTTTGTTGGAATGGAGTATGTTTATTAACTTATTTAAGTGGATTAGTCCCTTTAAAATCAACAAATTTATACCAAAGAAAATGAGGATTTGCACAAGTGGAAACAAAAATTCATCATCTAGATAATTTCTTACAGGATCTAATGTAAGCATGAATACAGCTAAAGCTATGCCTATCAATGTGAGTAAAGAAATGAAATATGCTCTTGTCTTTAAACTGCTTCTTAATAGTCTCAAAGACTCTGCTTGTTGGATTGGATCTGTATGTTTTTCTCTTTCGGAACTTTCAGGATTGTTTCGGAAAAAATGCAGGTGGCCTCTTGAAGCAACATAATTCCATCCTGCTTGTTCATATTGTTCCAGTTGTTCAGGATTTTGACTGATAGGTTCTTTAAAAATGTCTGTTTTGAAGGTAATTGTCTGAGGTACGGCTTTCTTAAAGTGTGCTGTCAGCCTTGTCATTTTTGTAAGTTCCCAGCCTTTTGTTGCCATATCAGAGAGCCATGCTTCTTGTTCGCCTATCTGCCATAGGTCCAACCATAATATCTTTTTCTTTATTTTCAAGTGCTAGTCATCCTTCCCCAATAGATCTTTGCTCTAACCTTAATAGTATATTAGAACGATTTGGGGGTAAAGGGAATATTTTCAAATAAGTGAGTGGTTAACTGGGGATGAGAACCCCTCTGCTCCTTTTTTCTTGTCATTCGGGTCTTTATACCTCCGATGAGGACTTCTCTCCTCCGTTTTCCTTGTCACTCATGTCTTCATGCCATCGATGAGGACCCCTCTTCTCCTTTTCCCTAGTCACCGAGGTCCTCATCACAAAAACAAAAAACCAGGAGCCCTGATCTCCTGATTTTTTCTTATACTTTATACGTCCAGAATGTTTCTCGGTATAACCAATCCTCTATTTCTGGTGCGTTTTCTTTTAACTGTTTCTCCATCAGCTCCACCCATCCGCTTGTTTGGGATTTGTGTGCTTTGATGGCTTTCAGCTTTTCTTCTGCAACGGATCGGATATCAATCATCACATCTGGTTCGCCTATCAGTTCTACGCTGTTTTTTAAAATAGCTTTTCCATAAACAGTTGGTCTGTCCTGTTCAGGAAGTCTTCTGACTGCTATGGCAACCGCATTACTCATAGCATCATGGTCAGGGTGAACGCCGTGTTCTGGGTAGAAAGTAAGGACCAAGCTTGGGTTCAACTCAACTAGCGCTTTATGAACTATGTCAGCAAGGTATTCTTCATCCTCAAACTCCAACGTTTTATCATGAAGGCCAAGCATACGCAAGTCCTCAATTCCCATGACTTTGCACGCATCCAATAATTCTTTTCTGCGCACTTCGGGAAGTGTCTCACGGTTTGCAAATAAGGGATTGCCAAGATTTCGTCCCATTTGCCCAAGTGTTCCGCACAAATAGGTAACTGGAACTCCGCTTTGGGTAAACTGTTTGATGGTGCCAGATGAGCTAAATGCCTCATCATCTGGATGTGGAAATACTACCAGTACGTGTCTTTCTGCTTCCATTCTTTTCTCTCCCTTCCCTTAAAATGGCTCCCGGCTGATTTGCAATGCCACAGCCAGTTTCCCTTCAGGATTTAAGCCAGCCAATAGCAGTCGATCTTTATCATCCACTTCATAATGTGTAACACCTTCTGCATAGACCCAGCCGTGTTGAAGCTTCAGTCCAATTCTATAAGGTCCGTTTCCAACTATTTTAGCACGCTCATAGTTCAATGGGACATTGCGTATGAATGCACCCACTGCTTGACCAGTATTGTGGTGGCCGGCATAGGCCCCGTTAGTCGTTTCCAAATGAACGAATACTTCCACATTTATCTGTTTGTCTAATTCGGCTTGCACATGTTTTTGGTCAATAATCTTCATTCTGTTCCTCCAAAGGTATGTACAGATTTTATTTCTAACTTCAGTTTAATATATGAAGCAATGGAAAGAAAATGGTTTGCTCATTTATTAACACGAAAGCGGAGTGAAAATTATCTCACTCCGCTTTCTTTCAGAAGGAATCATACCACTTTCTGGATGCTTGGATTTCTGAGTGTGTTAATTGATGTCCTTGATATTCCCAGTGAACCTCGACAGTTGATCCCGCTTCTTCTAGCAACTTGCTTAGTTCTTCCGTTTCTGCTGCAGGACAGATCGGATCATTTTTTCCAGCCCCGATAAATACAGGAGTTTTGCTTAAGTCTGGAAGTTCAAGTCCTCTTCTTGGAACCATTGGATGATATAACACAGCAGCCTTTAGCGTGTTTTTGTAATGGAAAAGCAGGCTGCCGGCAATATTGGCACCATTGGAATAGCCAACAGCTATGACATTAGTTCGATCAAATTCATACTTTTCCGCTGCTTCATCTAAAAATTCATGAAGTTCTTTTGTACGAAAGATCAAATCTTCTTCGTCAAACACCCCTTCTGACAAACGCCTAAAGAAACGCGGCATGCCATTTTCGGATACATTACCTCTTACACTTAGTACAGATGCTTGAGGATCAATCATATCCGCTAGGGGAAGAAGGTCCTGCTCCGTTCCTCCTGTTCCATGCAACAAAAGTAACACTCGGTTATTGGTCCCTTTTTTAAATATATGTTTCATAATCAGCCACTCCTCCTCTGATATATCTTGAATTCGAGATTAATTTAGTATAGTAAAAAAACGGGTGAACGTCAAACAATTGGTTCTAACATATTCCGCTAAAGGAGAATAGTTTAAAGTAAGAAAAGTCTTTCTGGAGGGATTACTATGCTACCTTGGAACAAGATGTTTCCATTTCCAAAGGATTACATGAAGCAGGATATATTTAAGCAAACAGATGTGGAAAACTGGATGTCAAAAGCAATGCAAGGAAAATTGCCACCAAATACACAAACATTTGGTTCCACCGATTTTTTTGCACAGTCTTTCGATTTACTAAGATCTGCTCAAGCAAAAAAGACCAAAAAGAAGAAACCTGGATTTGAGGCAAAAGTATTTGAAACCCACGAAGAAGTATTTGTTCGATTTTCCGTTGCATCTGAAGATCAGCTCTCCCAGATTAAAACATCTCATAATACGACTACATTATTTATTGATAATATACCCTCTCACGGGGCCAAACAGACCATTCCTCTACCATGCATGGTCAAAGGGAATAGCTCCAAGGCAAAATATCAAGATGGAATTGTGGAAATAAGAATACCAAAAGAAACAATAGTCCCTATTACCAAGGTACCAATAGAAATTATTAAAACAATACCGAAAAAATAGAAGGTGGCTCCTGGACTGTCCAGGAGCCTCCCAACCATTTTTTATAGCTGCTGAATCAAGTTGTCTAAATCCACTGTCCACGGCTCTTCAATAGAACCTCTGTAAAGTTGAAAAGTGACTTGCCTTGATTCTGTACCTGTTTTATCCCGATGGATATATAGTTTGACGGTGATTGGATAATATAGCTTTGTGTCATAATCACGGTCGGTAGGCAAGTCAGAAAGCCTTTTAACAAGATCAATTTCTTCTAGAAACTTCACTTTTTCCTTCAACAAGACTCTATTTTTATCATCTAGAACGGACGCAAGAATAAACCAGTCATGTTGATGGATGGATAAAACAGTAGCATCCACAATTTCAGCAGGTGACAGCTTTTCTGTATGATCTAACCACTCACCTGCAGCCTTTTTAATCATAATGGAGTGTGCATGATCCATTTTACGTGATTTATGGGTGATGCTATCCTGGAAGTGTATACAGAAATGACCTGGAAAGCCGTTCTGCAAGGCACCTTTACCGTGAGGCATTCCATGCATAGAGGCAGCATATTTATGGTCTTGAGATAGAATGAGAATGGCCCTGCGATCCCAACTCCATGTTCCTCTGTAAATTTCTTTCATTATTTTCGTATCTTCGTTTGTTAAAGGCTGTACATCTGCATGATAGGAGCCTGCTCTTCTTTGAACTTCGAAGGTTCTCCCTGTATCCAAATCCAATACGGTGAAGCTGCTATATCGAGGCAATGCGCTATTTGCTTCATTCCATGTAATCAGATCTCCATAATGAATTTTATATAGCTTTTTCATGTCTTTTGTTAATTGATGAACTGCTTTATCTGGCAGTTCCAAAATTGCCTTGTTGTTTTTTAAATCATATATGTTCATTTGGTGATCAATTGCATATTTGTTATTTTTATCAATATCAATGTACACGTCTGTTGGGGGTACGGGATAGTTAATTTCTACCCACTTTCCATTTTTAATTGCTTTAATGACTGTTTTAGGAGCTCGCATGTCGGATATATACTCAGAGTCAAGCGAAGTTTGTGCATAATACCGCCCCGTCCCCACCCTTTCACCAAAAGCCGCAACATTTTCAGGGATACTCATATAAAGTAAATACATACTAATGACAGCTATTATTAATACAAAAGGATAAAACCTTTTCAAATTCATTCCTCCTAACAATTGAAACAAGTACCTTTATATTTTGTCAAAAACACGTTTAAAGTATGTTGTATTTTTTTTCGTACACATTAGTACTATAAGAATTTCAATGATAAGTCAGGTGAGAATTATGACAGGCGCTTTGTTATGGGGAGCAGTTGCAGGCGGAGCTTTAATACTTGGAGCGTTAGTTGGATTATATATTCCAATCCCTCGAAAACTAACTGGATTTATTATGGCCTTTGGGACTGGCGTACTCATTGGAGCTGCATCATTTGAGCTAATGGGGAAAGTGGAAGTGGAA
This window of the Sutcliffiella horikoshii genome carries:
- a CDS encoding DUF2812 domain-containing protein, producing the protein MKIKKKILWLDLWQIGEQEAWLSDMATKGWELTKMTRLTAHFKKAVPQTITFKTDIFKEPISQNPEQLEQYEQAGWNYVASRGHLHFFRNNPESSEREKHTDPIQQAESLRLLRSSLKTRAYFISLLTLIGIALAVFMLTLDPVRNYLDDEFLFPLVQILIFFGINLLILKGLIHLNKLINILHSNKGIQPASDFRKKYWQKKIIGLSLITFFVVVFLYEVSKLGNTTAANSYPPLPEGEVPVVQMKDFTDSNNQEPYVYEKDSNRDNFYSVSSSILVPEQNELNQLVEVEGEQWEDGSGPYRPSLTSRQYVVRNDFLAERLFQHLIDREEELHRGDATLTNTTAFDELYVLENSILSRRGHIIYYVTYFGNESIEKIIHAMEQKITE
- the bshB2 gene encoding bacillithiol biosynthesis deacetylase BshB2, whose protein sequence is MEAERHVLVVFPHPDDEAFSSSGTIKQFTQSGVPVTYLCGTLGQMGRNLGNPLFANRETLPEVRRKELLDACKVMGIEDLRMLGLHDKTLEFEDEEYLADIVHKALVELNPSLVLTFYPEHGVHPDHDAMSNAVAIAVRRLPEQDRPTVYGKAILKNSVELIGEPDVMIDIRSVAEEKLKAIKAHKSQTSGWVELMEKQLKENAPEIEDWLYRETFWTYKV
- a CDS encoding YojF family protein gives rise to the protein MKIIDQKHVQAELDKQINVEVFVHLETTNGAYAGHHNTGQAVGAFIRNVPLNYERAKIVGNGPYRIGLKLQHGWVYAEGVTHYEVDDKDRLLLAGLNPEGKLAVALQISREPF
- a CDS encoding alpha/beta hydrolase — protein: MKHIFKKGTNNRVLLLLHGTGGTEQDLLPLADMIDPQASVLSVRGNVSENGMPRFFRRLSEGVFDEEDLIFRTKELHEFLDEAAEKYEFDRTNVIAVGYSNGANIAGSLLFHYKNTLKAAVLYHPMVPRRGLELPDLSKTPVFIGAGKNDPICPAAETEELSKLLEEAGSTVEVHWEYQGHQLTHSEIQASRKWYDSF